A DNA window from Branchiostoma lanceolatum isolate klBraLanc5 chromosome 17, klBraLanc5.hap2, whole genome shotgun sequence contains the following coding sequences:
- the LOC136423214 gene encoding dynein assembly factor with WD repeat domains 1-like isoform X2, producing MDQVRTLVKKLQQKLAATDDHAFYLFKVLRAHILPLTNVAFNKSGSMFITGSYDRTCKVWDTASGEELHTLEGHRNVVYAIAFNNPYGDKIATGSFDKTCKLWSSETGKCYHTFRGHTAEIVCTAFNPQSTIVATGSMDTTAKIWDVQTGQEISTLMGHSAEIISLSFNTKGDQVITGSFDHTVTCWDVRSGSRIHTLIGHRGEISSAQFNWDCSLIATGSMDNTCKIWDARTGQCIGTLRGHEDEVLDVAFDYTGQLLATASADSTGRVYNAVTHQCLMKLEGHEGEISKVCFNPQGNKILTASADKSARLWDPQTGKCQQILAGHSDEIFSCAFNYEGNTIITGSKDNTCRIWR from the exons gTGCTTCGGGCTCACATTCTTCCACTCACCAATGTTGCCTTCAACAAGTCTGGATCAAT GTTCATAACAGGAAGCTATGACAGAACCTGTAAGGTTTGGGACACAGCTTCAGGAGAAGAACTGCACACTCTGGAGGGACACAGAAATGTGGTTTATGCCATTGCTTTTAACAATCCGTACGG TGACAAGATTGCTACCGGCTCATTTGACAAGACGTGTAAGCTGTGGAGCTCAGAGACTGGCAAATGTTACCACACCTTCAGAGGACATACTGCTGAAATT GTGTGTACAGCATTCAATCCTCAGAGCACCATAGTGGCTACTGGCAGTATGGACACCACAGCAAAGATATGGGATGTGCAAACAGGGCAGGAGATCTCCACACTCATG GGTCATTCAGCAGAAATTATTTCCTTATCATTCAACACAAAAGGGGACCAGGTCATCACAGGCTCTTTTGACCACACAGTAACATGCTGGGATGTCAGGTCTGGCAG tcgAATCCACACTTTGATTGGCCACCGTGGTGAAATCAGCAGTGCTCAGTTTAACTGGGACTGTTCCCTGATAGCAACAGGCTCCATGGACAACACCTGCAAGATTTGGGATGCCAGGACAG GGCAGTGCATAGGCACACTGCGAGGCCATGAAGATGAAGTGTTGGATGTTGCCTTTGACTACACAGGCCAGCTGCTAGCCACGGCATCAGCAGACA GCacaggtcgtgtgtacaacgcTGTGACCCACCAGTGTCTGATGAAGTTGGAAGGACATGAGGGGGAAATCTCCAAG GTATGCTTTAACCCCCAAGGCAACAAGATTCTGACTGCCAGTGCTGACAAGTCTGCCCGACTGTGGGACCCCCAGACTGGCAAATGTCAACAGATTCTGGCTGGGCATTCTGATGAGATCTTCAGCTGTGCCTTTAATTATGAGGGCAATACAATCATCACAG GGAGTAAAGACAACACCTGTAGGATATGGCGGTGA